A genomic window from Bacillota bacterium includes:
- a CDS encoding 2-aminobenzoate-CoA ligase — translation VLEAAVVAAPDPVWGEVPTAFVVFRPGTSVSGQELIQFCRERMAHFKAPKRIEFVEALPKTATGKIQKFVLREQLRRASPGGRGESPAALGEAS, via the coding sequence GTCCTGGAAGCGGCCGTGGTGGCCGCCCCCGACCCCGTGTGGGGTGAGGTGCCCACGGCGTTCGTGGTATTCCGGCCAGGAACATCGGTCTCCGGCCAGGAGCTCATTCAGTTCTGCCGCGAACGGATGGCACACTTCAAGGCGCCGAAACGGATCGAATTCGTCGAGGCACTTCCCAAGACCGCTACCGGGAAGATTCAAAAGTTCGTGTTGAGGGAGCAACTCCGACGGGCATCACCGGGTGGCCGCGGGGAATCACCCGCTGCCCTGGGGGAGGCCTCTTAA